The Longimicrobium sp. genome segment CGCCCTCCTGCGCACCGACGACGATCACGACCGCCTGGGCCACGGCACCGCCTGCGCGGACCTCATCCTGCGCCTGGCGCCTGAGGCCGCCATCGTCCCCATCCGCGTCTTCGGAAGCCAGCTCGAGACCTCCCCCGCGGCGCTGCGGGCCGGGATCGATTGGGCCGCCGAGCAGTCGATCCCCCTCGTGAACCTGAGCCTCGGGACGACGCTGGAGCACGAGCGCGCCCCGCTCCTCGCCGCATGCGAGCGCGCCCGCCGTGGCGGAATGCTGATCGTCGCCTCGTCGCCCAGCGCGGGCCGCGCCACCTACCCTGCGGCGTTCGACGAGGTCATCGGCGTGGATGCGGGTGACTTCCTCTCGCCCTGGGATTTCCGCTATCGGCCTGGCGCGGTAGTCGAGTGCACGGCGGCGGGGAAGGATCAGCGGCTGCGGTGGCTGGGCGGGCGCGAGGAGGTGATGTCCGGCCCCTCGTTCGCGGCGCCTCACATCACCGGGATCGTGGCGCTGATCCTGGAGCGGTATCCGGGGGCGGGGGTGGAGGAGGTGCGGGAGATGCTGGGGCGGGTGGCGGGGTGAGGGAGGGGCCCTCACCCCCGGCTCGTTACACTCGCCTGCCCCCTCTCCCGACAACAGGAGAGGGCTCCGCCCTCTGTTATCGAGAGAGGGGGCTCGGGGTGGCTTCGGCGGGTTGGGGTGGGGGGCGGAGGGCGGGGTGGGGGAGAACTGCGGCGTCGGCCCCACACGCCGCGTACGAGACCGCTTCAGCG includes the following:
- a CDS encoding S8 family serine peptidase; protein product: MIRELLGDATGRGVRVGVIDTGWDRTLADPRVLPGVGLTDPDDDFALLRTDDDHDRLGHGTACADLILRLAPEAAIVPIRVFGSQLETSPAALRAGIDWAAEQSIPLVNLSLGTTLEHERAPLLAACERARRGGMLIVASSPSAGRATYPAAFDEVIGVDAGDFLSPWDFRYRPGAVVECTAAGKDQRLRWLGGREEVMSGPSFAAPHITGIVALILERYPGAGVEEVREMLGRVAG